The Stigmatopora argus isolate UIUO_Sarg chromosome 1, RoL_Sarg_1.0, whole genome shotgun sequence genome segment agagacattacaaagagggagttgcgaccagagacattacacgagggagttgcggggagagagacagtgcccatgatgttcttatgagcagcatctcgcgtccgctgtctgctcgtatatcaaaatttgtctcgtatctcaagataaatatttgcccgaaattttactcgtatctcgaattgctcgtatgtcaggccactcgtatgtcgaggtaccactgtaattccaATTCCACGTTGTATGCTTCcagcattttaaaatatgtactACATGGCTCTTTGATTTGCTATTCCATGTTGCAGGTGGGGACAGAGTTTACCACAATATTGTACAACTTTATGTGCAACAGCAGCTGTGTAGGTGGGATGAACAGGAGACCCATCCTTGTCATTATTACCTTGGAATCAAGAGAGTGAGTTGTCCTTTCAATTATGTAATTTCAACTGATTTCTGTAAGAATAAATACatactttaaaacattttttgctatATGAACTCTGTACCTGGTCAACTACAACTGTTATTACAACAATCTCGCAGTGGACAAGTGTTAGGTCGAAGGTCATTTGAAGGCCGTATATGTGCGTGTCCTGGCCGAGATCGCAAAGCAGACGAGGACCACTTTAAAGAACAGCAATCCCTGAATGAAAGTGTGGCAAAGAATGGCAGCGCCAACAAACGCAGTAAGTTATCTATTTAttctttaattttattttgtcctGTTGTCACTACTGGCTCTTTGACTAACAAAAACTTCAAATGTACTTTATCGGTTGTATGTGTCTGTTGTCTACAGATTTCAAACCGAACCCACCAAATATTTCCTGCCCAAATGTTAACATTAGAAAACGGAGGCATGGAGAAGACGAAATTTATTATATTCCTGTAAGTGTTATTGTCATGTTACGCACTAAGTCACTTTGTGAGTAGTGAGAAACGATCATCATTATTCCATAACAGTACATAAtattttttgtgacatttttgtttggttggCACCTTAAAGTGTGATTTGCATGCAAATTTCTGCTTTTTTAGCCTATTATTCATGCTATTTGGTCTGTCCCTGGTAAAAACACTAtgagactattttttttaaccattgtcCTTATTCGATATGATTTGCCCCTAAAGAGAGATTTCTAGCCTTTTCAGAAAACCATGATGCAGAGACTAATTTATATAAAGTCATGTATAAATTATAAAGCTTTCGCAAATCAACTGAATGTAAAATTAATACTTTAATATGCTTTAGAATGATACCATATGCCTGACAAAATGTGGACACCCCCTCcccttcaattttattttacttccGCAAAAAATAAACACCCTGGCTTAATAAATGTTACAGACAATGCTTGGATTGGATGCACAGTATTTTCTGTGTACGTATTTTGTATTAAAACGGTAACAGTAATCTATAACACCTATATTTGTATCTGCAGGTGCGTGGTAGGGAAAACTTTGAGCTGCTTATGAAGATTAAAGACAGTTTGGAATTGGTGGAACTTGTCCCTCAGCCACTCGTGGACTCCTATCGACAAGAAGCACAACAGCAGCTGCTACAAAGACCGTAAGTCACTGTTAAGCTAACATGCTTACTTGGCTTACTTTGCAATGATAAATGTGTTTCTCCAGGAGCCACATAGCATGCCCCTCCTCCCCTCAGTCAAATATGAACAAGCACCACCCACATGGAGGCCTCTGTAAATCACAAACAGCCAACCACCTGGCAGGGCATCAGACCCAGCATCACCACAGTGCCCACACAACAATTGGAAATATGGGTGAGTGTAATTCAGAATGGGTAGGAATCGTAAAACAATATATGAGCAAAAGTGTAGGTAACAAGTTCCATTGTTGTGGTAAGATaaaaatggggattttttttccaatcacttCAAAAGTGTGACAGTCCCAACCTCctacaaaaaatggaaaacgCTGTACAGTATATCTTGTTTGAAATAACAAagatatttctctttttttcaggGTTCTCAATTTATCTTATAAAAACACGTTTAGATTgcgatacattttaaaatagtttaaatGCAAACCGTTTTAATAATATCATAAACTGACTTTTCTCATAGGTCACAACATGCTCAGTAACCATCACATGCAGTCTAATGGTGACATGAACGGTGGCCACAGCAGTCAGACTTTAGTGTCTGCTTCGCATTGCAGCCCACCCCCTCCGTATAACCCTGACCCCAACCTTGTCAGGTACCTCACCCTCCAATGACACTTCttctcaatttttctgtgtaagaccatttttgttttgtttaacattTCATCTGTTCAACACTGATATCCTCAAAACAGCGAATTTTCTCATCAATGTTTGTAAAGAAGTGATGACGTTGTTATTTTGACCAAAGTTTAGTCCCGGAAATACAATGTAGCAAATCATGACAACAGCGTGGTGTGACAAATGGACCACTTGAAAGATGGACAGAGCAGGGAAAAAGGAATATCAGTTAAATCAGTAAAGCTGAGCTAAATGTTTTGTAGTATACTATGGTCCTGCCCTATGCAGTGTACAGTGTAAGTGTTAATGTCGAATGTTTATACTGTACACCAAatacattttgtctttgttgttCTTAGCCATCCAAAAGACAATTACACAGGAAGTATCAAGCCTTTGTTAAAATCTCTTTCGAAAATTCAAATCATATGAATTGGTCATAAGGGAGCTCTTTCTTTAGTGTAGGCCAGTGTTTTCCAAACTTTTTGGAactgtggcacactttttgcataaaaaaaatctcaaggcacaccaccatctgaaaatattcTAATTCAAAACTAGATCGCCtacattaacaatataaagttttTCTCATTAAGGGTTTATCACCAGAAATCAAATAAACCCCCAGAATtattccaaattaaaaaaaatcacattaaccTAATggcaccaaaagttgatgtctgcggaccccgAAAACCTTTGGGTTcgagtgatgtaaaaataagtgatgtaatagttttaaatctcatcattCTATGATGACTTTCATGACTTTCCctcaatattacttaaatctcctaacattacttgaaaaacaatgttttgcttACACAGACTTTACCTCGACAAAATTTGATGCCCTAAAAACCAAACAACATccgtggttgggaaacactggtctagGCAAGCAAAGCTGAAAATTTCATTTCATGCACTTACTGAGTTAAGTTGTGTCATGAGTTTAATCTATTTGTCATAAAAGACcaggacttttattttttttgttttaaattctattttatttaacaattttgtttattttcctccCTGAAATCATGTATGAAAGCACTCATTTTTATTAATGTGGAATTACATGTTTCGTATATTTTCATGCAGAACGTTTTCCCACCATTGTATGTTGCCAATActtttatattttatgtatttataataaAGGATCTTCACCAAAGCAAGAATGGAGTAATGAATCATAattatttaaagttttttttaaagtttttttttaaaaatatgaataaccCAGCTTCCATACTTGCCAAAAGGACTTGTTTACTCCTGCTCAGTAGTATTAAACAAACTAAACAGTGTTGGTTTTTATTCCCCTACAGCTTTCTAACCAGTCTGGGCTGTCAAAACTTCATTGAGTACTTCGCCTCTCAAGGCCTACAAACGATCTACCATCTCCAAACACTCTCCAATGAGGTAATAATTCAATGATatccattcattattttattactggatgaaaaaaaaatattgtgctgtttttactgttgttgtttttgtcccaATAATACCTTACATTTACTCCCTTTTTTCCTCAATGCAAGACTCAGTAGCCCAcagtcttttaaaaatgaagaaaataatttaaCTCATACCCTAGAGTCAGCTTGCTGTTTCCACGGGAACtttgtgcaataaaaaaagtattGGTGCTGTAATTGACAGAAAAAGACCATGATAAGGAAATAACTTAAATAACTCAACTATAAAAGATTTGTTATGAAATACTGTAATTTCTTAATTGAAATTCCATAGTAAAACATaaacccttttttgttttcttttgttttttaccaAACCACCATCTGTGGCATCTCATTAAACACATGTGaacctatttttaaatgttccttttctttcacCACCTTTCCACCAACTGTTCTTTCGCTAGGAATTAGGTGCGCTGAAGATCCCAGAGCAGATCCGCCTTGCCATCTGGCGAGGTCTCCAGGATATGAAACAAGGGGCCTCGCCCCAGCTCCCTGCATCCTCACACCACCAAGACTACCACAGCCAACAACTTCTACGATCCAGCAGCAACATGGCCGCTGGCGGCGAGCTGCAACGTCAACGTGTGATGGAGGCCGTGCACTTCCGTGTCCGTCACACCATTACCATACCAAACAGGTCGAGCGTCGTTGGTACGACTGAAATGGCGACGGGGACTGATGAGTGGGCTGACTTTGGTTTTGATATGCCCGACTGCAAGGTTGGATGCAGCAAGCACTCAATAAAGGAGGAGTTCATGGAACGAGATGTTCACTGATCCCACTAAGCCGTCCCCACTGTATTTTGCCAATATCATTAACAGTCTATTCACTGACTAGTACCCCAGGAACTTTGAATAGTATGTTATTTTAGGTATCACTGTGTGTTCAATTACTAAATATACATAGTTATTgatgtgtatttgtaaaaactAGCCAGATTTTCCATGTAGCAGAAGTTGGGCATTGCATTCATTAATTTAGCAATTCATTGtaatactttgaaaaattgcaTCTCAGTTGACAGTATTATATATGAACATCAGATATATAATATGAGTTAAATGTACTTGTAGTTAATAGTGGATGGCCTCCTTGTTTACAATGAAAGATTTGTGTCCTCCCTCTTGTGTAAAACCTTGCTGGGCAAGGTCCTCCCTTCTGTGTTAATGCTTGATGAGTCTTCTAAGTATGTTTGTAGCATTTCTTTGTGAATATTTAACTGCAACATTCCAGTTTTGTTTCATAAAATCATGCACAGATTAATATGATGAacttgataatgatgatgaataCAAATATTGTTTCGTAACACTAATGTGTAGcagatttttatttcttgtacaTTCATTAAACTTTCCGATTGGAGGAGTACTTTATTGCTATGAAAGTACAACCTTTACAATTTTGTGTTAAGTGTGTGCTCAGTATTATGAACATATGAactgttttgatatttttttccagtaatGTTAAACAAGGTGTAACATAAataatcatttattgattgcattcatcaatgttaaaaatatataagttgGATGTTTTTTCCTGTTAAATGTACATGTGGAAAAACTCAATGTAATATTTCTCAACAcaaagtgtttgttttgttttgccattAATATGTACATCAGTGCCATTAAAACTGTTTGTGGATAAATCAGCATCGATAATGTAAAGTTATAGATGAGTAGTATTGCGTTGTCGTTACTTGAGTAacattgagtggttagcacgtcggcctcacagctctggtgtcctgggttcaaatccaggtctctccacctgtgtggcgtttgcatgttcttcctgggccggCCGGGCaggttttctctggttactctggtttcctcccacattccaaagacatgcacgatgggctgattggacactctaaattgctctcagatatgagtgtgagagtgaatggttatccgtctcgtgccctgcgattggctggcctctggcctggataggctccagcaccccccgcaaccctagttaggataaagcagttcagagaatgaatgaatggataaattaGTTAATTTTCAGTCTTGTTAGAGAAGTGTGAACAACCCTGCTAActtagaaaatgacattttgagggTGCATGTGCTGAATTATTAACAAAAATTTGTCAAATTATACGCAACATTCATTGAGAACCCTCATTAAGGTGGCACTTGGAGAGCTAACTACAGTAAAATATTAATCATAACGAAAAATATTTAGCGACGGCTCGTTGTTTTCGGGGTTCAACTCGTCTAGTCTGACGTGTGGAAACCATGCGGAAGTACTGACGTGTTCAGTTTGGCTCGGGTGTCTAGCTGAAGTCGAGCCGGGTAGTGACACATCGGCTATATCAGGTAAGAAAATAACACTTTCGGACGTTTACGTCCCGTTTACAGAGACGTAGTAGTGGCACACGGACGTGATATCACGCTGAAGTATTTGTTCTGTCAcaattcattcaaaaataatttcgTAGTGCCGATAATAGCGTAGAGGTTTTAGATAGTCAATCGGCTAGCAGTGCAGGAGCCCTGTTCCGGAAGTGAGTTGTCACATCGCATCTTTTGTAGGGATTTGTAGTTCAACGTTTTCAATGGGCATATGAATAGAAACTGGAGTTATGTTTTCCAAGAACTACCTTCCCACTGACTGCTTGTAAAATGACCAGTCCGtgggaaatgtagttttttgttgtattttaaaaCGGTTGCCGCAAATAATTGCACGTTCTTAGAAAACTACATTACCCACTGGGTCGTCAATTTAGGCCGAAGGTTGATGGCTAGTTAGCCAGTTCCCGTGGTCATTCAGAAGCTAACGTGAGTAACCCAACACATGAGCTCTTCCCGTCAAATTGTTCGTATTTGCGCTACGTTTTCCTCATGCAATTGTACAGCTGACTGGTTTAAAGGACTATGCAACGTTTTTCCAAAGGCTTTCCATAACATGCTTGCTAAATCTTGTGCTTTCTCTTCTGTCGGCATTTTATGAGCTGATGTTATCGTGAGCAACGTCAATCGCCCGCATTGATTTGGGTGACTGGTAGtatattacattcaacacaaAGAGTACACTTGAAATTGTTGATTCATTCAACTATTTTgagtacatatatgtatataaatataatttctcTTCGACGTAACCGGAATAAATGGTCAGTTATATCTGGTGCTAATATTACGAATGCCCAACATCGATTTTGGATACTATCCCTCAAATTATTTTATGTGTTgagtgtaaaatatatatttttaaatctttttatgcGCTTAAACTTACTATAAACCTCAATGTAAGATAAATTTAAacgaaattaaaaaataattctacCAGCCTAGAATTCAATGTACATACAACTTTATTCTTCAACGACTGTAGAACATTTAACATGCAATTTTTATCAAATTATACACCATACAATAagatataaatgaataaaaatgatgcaTTCATGTATAAGAAATAGTATTTTTATGTTAAATGTTCTGCTTGTACCATTCAAAAGGGTGTAAAAGCAGATAAGTATTGCTTAAAAAGATTGATCGCAGAAATTTATGGTTTATTTTTGCATGAACTAATGAACCAGGTGCTTTATATGCAGTATAAAACAGCCTGgtgattctattttttattattattctttttactTTTACTCGTCCACCCAATAACTACTGAAGTTGTTAGAATCATTTAGATTGACCCTTagattattttgaaatatacatttttattcactaATGCACTCTTCAGATAAAGCTTTAATTCTTTGAAAAATCTATTACTTTATGTGCTGGCTCTATGTTGAAAACAGGTGAGCCTATAATTATTTGTGATTAATATACTATTTTATTCACTCTTACCTCTAGAATGTCAGAAGGGGACAGCGTTGGGGAGTCAATCCATGGAAAACAATCTATAATCGCTGCCTTTTTCACTCGGACTGGACAGGTAACATCCTTTTAGTTCATTAACAAATGCAATGTACATTGCACTTGTatatgagctttttttttttttactttcaaaaacCAAAAGTATCACACTATAATTCATGAAGCATTTTGAAACATTAGTCCGGCATTGTGTCCATAAGGGATAGTATTCATTTAGAATCAAGAATATTATGTATGAATATGTTGAAGTATTTGGAATTTGTACTAAATTAGATACAATATCTCTTCCAGTTGTCATGCTGCCTGTTTTATTCAAAATCCCTGCCTCAAAGGTTACATTTTCTCAGATTTTAAAAGCCATTGTTGTTTTGTCTCACGTGTAACAGATTTACCAGTCATGGCTGGACAAGTCAACACCATACTCTGCAGTCCGATGGGGCTCCACTCTTCTATTTACCGCGTTATACATGATCAGAGTGTACATACTACAGGTAATGTCTACttttctgcgtgtgtgtgtaaaagGCAGATTGAATTTGTGATGTTACTTgcttaaaaacaatttaaatagtGGAGTGGAGATGACCCAGAGTTTGGTAAATAATCCAAATAAATACCACAGAACAACCTTGACATGTTGCATTATTCACACGATATGTATAAACATTTGCCCACTGGTCATTTGttctttttaggaaaaaaatggttacaTTGACTCCCCTTCATTTCTTTAGATGTTTTGTTATTTAGGAAACACCATCCACTTCCAGCACAGCTGATATGGCACAATATCATAACAAGTGAACTAGCTGGcagttttgcttttgttttcttttaaaccaCATTTGTAGCTTCCCACTAAGGGGACTCCATCCAACAATGGGTCAAGCAATTCCATCTGCATTGCAGTGTTAATTCCCCttctcagatttttttaatgctatcTGTAAAATATGTCCCAGCAAAAAAGCCTTGGATTGATTTTAACTACTTTGCAGGGTTGGTATATAGTCACATATGCCCTGGGAATCTATCATCTGAACCTGTTCATTGCTTTTCTATCTCCAAAAGTGGATCCATCACTCCTTGACGAAGGTAAATTCTCCCAAGGTTGCTTTTCCTTTTTCCTTTGTGGTTTAGTCATATTTATTGCTGAGTCGCTGTCTAATTTCCAGTGCTGCTTCGAGTGCGGTGGAAAAATGCGGCACTTCCTTTTTTAGGAAACCCCATACATAAAAGCTTTGTGTACATTCTTATTTCAAGACCATTtgttttaagtttttatttgtgtttgtctCAATGTAAGTTTCGAAATGGATTTAACAACTTAGAATCCTGCCTTTGCTGTAGATGAGGGCCCTGCCCTTCCTACCAAGCAGAATGAAGAGTTCCGTCCATTCATTCGGAGGCTGCCCGAGTTCAAATTCTGGTAAATTCTTCCCATGCTCCATTCACAGATtaagatgagtggttagcgtgtcaccctcacagttctgagattgagggttcgatcctaggtccgGACCtcccggtgtggagtttgcatgttctcccccggacGTGTgggggttttcttcgggtactccggttttcatTGTTCTATGGTTCTTATTGTCACACTGAGACAACCCACAGATATTTATGATATATCCCCCCCGTGAAATAGTTGCACTTTTTGGAAGGCTGAGGCTTAACCCAAACCTTGACTGGCCAGGATTTTTTTACAGATACAtgggaatttatttttaatgtgattaCAGATTATTGTCACATTAAATGTCCTGAGCAGAAAACAATATAAAGTGAGCTTCTTGGTCAAAAATAGATCAATTTGACACTTAAACATTTTCGTTCAAATGAAAAACGTCCACATATAAACTCTTactaaagaataaataaatgttaggTCAATGTAGATTTTCTTCGATTGATGTGTAGTGTTGATAACACTCAGTAGAATTAACTTTAGAATTGATACAGCAGTTGATTGTTTCTAAATGACATCTTTTTGGGTGGCAGGCATTCAGCAACAAAAGGCATTGTCATTGCCAtgatttgcacattttttgaAGCCTTCAATGTGCCGGTGTTTTGGCCCATACTTGTCATGTACTTCATCATGCTCTTCTGCATCACCATGAAAAGGCAGATCAAGGTAAAGATACCAATGCACTGTACAAATTCATTCTGTCCCTGAAAGTTAAGAAAATGGTTCACTTCAGATTACATTGCAACTGTTTTCAGGGTTGCCAATAGTTCAGTCaacatttttgtattattcTGTTCAATACCATTTTTCAGATACTGTTTAGACTGGTACTTAAAGACTACTAAACCTACTAGCATGTTGATGACTAAttttctctctccccctcccctCTTCTCTCTTTAGCATATGATCAAGTATAGATACTTACCATTCACACATGGGAAGAGGACATACAAAGGCAAGGAAGAAACAGGGAAACCTTTTGCAAGTTAAAAGTCCCACTTTTCATCCTATTTGTTTGAAATTTACCGTTCACAGTGCAGGGGCTTAGATCATTTTGTGGTAAGGGGGGAGTTATATGacacaaataaaataagaaaagacCTGATTTTTGATCGACATTTGAAAGTATTGAAAGAGAATATGAATGGCGCTGATCAAAGAAGTCTTGAAGTGTTGCCTTTGTTGCTAGGATTGTGATAACCagtccttaatttttttttttatagatatggCCAACGTTTGTTTGGAGTAGTTTTTTGAGACTCGGTGCTGCCCTATGCCTTTGAAAGCCCACTTGTATTGTTATGTACAGGTCACCACGAaccataaatttaaaaaattaaaaatatctgCAACAAATCGTTTGATAAACAAGCCGGCccatgttaaaaatgtttttaataaaataccATGAGCAAGTTGTTTGTTTCATGTGATATTGGTCATTAGTGTCGATTATTACATTACGTTAGGAGGATACATAAAAGCAGCAAGAGCTTTTTAGTTGGAGTTACTGAAATGTGATCCTACTCTGAAGTTTATCAGTTAACTTTCTTGTGCAAAATTTGCATTTGATGCATTTCACTGAAACACCAAATTGATGAAAATCTTTAACTAATGTTAAACGACTCGCCTACGTCTTTGGATGCAGGTCACACAAACACAATTAGGCCCGCTAGTcacacttaaataaaaaaaaaaacgctagtcacgcttaaattaaaaaaaacgctggtcacacttaataaaaaaaataaataaataaaaaattaaaaaaaaacgctagTCAcacttagatttaaaaaaacgctagtcacacttaaatttaaaaaaaaaggcactttGAGGGCATTTTGCTTGAAATGGAAATTTCATGGATTTGCTTTACCTTAGATTTCAACAAATGAAAGATGGACGCCTCTTCTTCAAACAGGCCACCCAAATCCAGTTTGTAATGGGCTCCATTCGGcagtgttctttttttgttagttttcttttctattttcaaTGAGTACATTTTTGGGAGATGTGGAATGAAGGGGACTGCCTTGTTTTCACTTCACTGGGTAGGCTTTGGATGAAGTGAAATTTGAGGTTAGGACTAATGTGTTTGAGCCTCAgtgccatttattaaaaattgtAGATGATATCGTACTCATGTATAACCTGTTTGttcttcataaaaaaatgacagtcattCCATGCAAACTGTTCTTTCTTTTGCAGAGGAAACGTAAGAAAACTGAGATAGAGGGCTTTTATTGTGTCAAATGGATGAAGTGGGTGGcgatcacactttttttgtctACCCCCgatgactttttttaatattttgtttttcaaactcTTGGAAAATCTTGCTCTTACAGAACTCTGATCAACATTGTTGTAAGGGAGCAAACATATTTCTTGTAAAAAGTTGTTTTCAAGGGGTTGTTGAAAAGatttgtacatatatatatattatatctttaaatatgacatttgagatttatttttgtttttcctccccTTTAATCTCCATACAAATTTGTTAGTGTTTAAATAAATGTCAtctgaaattgtaaaaaaaaaaaaagaactggttAATTGGGTTTTTGAGTTCATGCATTCAATCTGTTTCTTATGTCTTGCATGTTATTGATTTCTTGTGTAACTGTTCAAAACTTGGTTTTAATTAAGtgtatttttcccccactttaaatgctattaaaaaaacatgtctcTTGAAACAGTACCCATGCCATACTGCTATTTTCTATCTGTGCAGGTTGTTTTTCTTTGCTCTTTGGAGAGTATCTGAGTTGAATGAATCGTTTCAAACCTGCAATTATGATATCATGATTGGTTATTATCTGGATAAAGTGTTAAGCCTTGGCAAAGAGCAAAGATGGATGACTGTGTGAAGTTTTGAACAAAAATGGAAGTCTTCCCACAGTTTTTGCTAACAGTTGAAGTGTTTTATCAGATAGGGAAAAACAGAAACTGCATTGTCTGCAAATTCTTTTTCACATTTCTGTGAATTAAACAGCAAACAGTGAAACATCTTCCAAAGAATTGAATTTTACTCTCCTGTCTCATGTTAAGAAACTAAAGTAGATTGTTAAAAGGACACGAGGTCACAAACACAAATATGTTCATTCAACCGGTTTGGCATCGAGACATCGACATACAAATGTGGTGTGCACCAAAACAAATGATTTGCTGGTAGTTTCCGGGCCTCATGTTAACAATCTACTTTAGTTTCTTAACATAAGGCTTGAAACTACCTGCAAATCATTTGTTTTGGTGCACACCACATTTGTATGTAGATGTCTCGATGCCAACCGGTTGAATGAACATATTTGTGTTTGTGACCTCGTGTCCTTTTACATTCTCCAACTTTGAGCCGCCACTGCTTTTCCTGCTAGTACAACATTGTTTTTGAAAATACGGAACATAATTCTACAATTCCAATTTTCACCAAAATGTATTCAACTCTGTTTGTTTTTGCAGGGACTGCTATTACCTTGATTTGTTAAGTCTTCACCGCCTGTCCAGATTGTCTTTGCATACTGATTTGTAAATCCCTCATCCCTTACAAATATTCAGACCAATTTCAATCATGCATTCCAAATTGCAAGGAAATGTTCACAACAGGTTTTGTTTTTCCTGCCCAACGGATGCATCATGTTACTTTATAAAAGCAGGGAAGCACACACACGTTTCACTGCTTGGTCAATGTCAACCAAAAGAATGTGTTTTCTTCCCTCTCTGTATCTGATTGGATATTTTTTACGAGCATGGACATTGAGTCCGTGCAACTCTCAGTTCAAACTCAATGGTGATTATTTGATCGGTGGACTTTTTGACATTCACAAAAGTAGCTCTGTTAGCCAAAAGAGACCAGAAGCCATTCGCTGCTCTAGGTAAGTCCCTAAACAGAAGCCAGAAATTACCGTTATTTGTT includes the following:
- the tp73 gene encoding tumor protein p73 isoform X2, which codes for MSQASLNEEGGNFDHLWRSLEPDSTYYELPASDQENVRPVPSTSNLGNQSRTAEVSMDVYHMRDMNDNVMSQYNLLSSSMESLGSRARPASPYSSENASSAVPTPSPYSQPNSTFEGLSPGPAIPSNTDYPGPHAFQVSFQQSSTAKSATWTYSPLLKKLYCQIAKTCPIQIKLSSSPPHGSIIRVMPVYKKAEHVTEVVKRCPNHELGRDFNDGQAAPASHLIRVEGNNLCQYVDDPVTGRQSVFLPYEAAQVGTEFTTILYNFMCNSSCVGGMNRRPILVIITLESRDGQVLGRRSFEGRICACPGRDRKADEDHFKEQQSLNESVAKNGSANKRNFKPNPPNISCPNVNIRKRRHGEDEIYYIPVRGRENFELLMKIKDSLELVELVPQPLVDSYRQEAQQQLLQRPSHIACPSSPQSNMNKHHPHGGLCKSQTANHLAGHQTQHHHSAHTTIGNMGHNMLSNHHMQSNGDMNGGHSSQTLVSASHCSPPPPYNPDPNLVSFLTSLGCQNFIEYFASQGLQTIYHLQTLSNEELGALKIPEQIRLAIWRGLQDMKQGASPQLPASSHHQDYHSQQLLRSSSNMAAGGELQRQRVMEAVHFRVRHTITIPNRSSVVGTTEMATGTDEWADFGFDMPDCKVGCSKHSIKEEFMERDVH
- the rer1 gene encoding protein RER1 isoform X1; the protein is MSEGDSVGESIHGKQSIIAAFFTRTGQIYQSWLDKSTPYSAVRWGSTLLFTALYMIRVYILQGWYIVTYALGIYHLNLFIAFLSPKVDPSLLDEDEGPALPTKQNEEFRPFIRRLPEFKFWHSATKGIVIAMICTFFEAFNVPVFWPILVMYFIMLFCITMKRQIKHMIKYRYLPFTHGKRTYKGKEETGKPFAS
- the tp73 gene encoding tumor protein p73 isoform X1; the protein is MKDWRWLPLQRVICPSPECPSYKMSQASLNEEGGNFDHLWRSLEPDSTYYELPASDQENVRPVPSTSNLGNQSRTAEVSMDVYHMRDMNDNVMSQYNLLSSSMESLGSRARPASPYSSENASSAVPTPSPYSQPNSTFEGLSPGPAIPSNTDYPGPHAFQVSFQQSSTAKSATWTYSPLLKKLYCQIAKTCPIQIKLSSSPPHGSIIRVMPVYKKAEHVTEVVKRCPNHELGRDFNDGQAAPASHLIRVEGNNLCQYVDDPVTGRQSVFLPYEAAQVGTEFTTILYNFMCNSSCVGGMNRRPILVIITLESRDGQVLGRRSFEGRICACPGRDRKADEDHFKEQQSLNESVAKNGSANKRNFKPNPPNISCPNVNIRKRRHGEDEIYYIPVRGRENFELLMKIKDSLELVELVPQPLVDSYRQEAQQQLLQRPSHIACPSSPQSNMNKHHPHGGLCKSQTANHLAGHQTQHHHSAHTTIGNMGHNMLSNHHMQSNGDMNGGHSSQTLVSASHCSPPPPYNPDPNLVSFLTSLGCQNFIEYFASQGLQTIYHLQTLSNEELGALKIPEQIRLAIWRGLQDMKQGASPQLPASSHHQDYHSQQLLRSSSNMAAGGELQRQRVMEAVHFRVRHTITIPNRSSVVGTTEMATGTDEWADFGFDMPDCKVGCSKHSIKEEFMERDVH
- the tp73 gene encoding tumor protein p73 isoform X3, translating into MYYVKKKSQYNLLSSSMESLGSRARPASPYSSENASSAVPTPSPYSQPNSTFEGLSPGPAIPSNTDYPGPHAFQVSFQQSSTAKSATWTYSPLLKKLYCQIAKTCPIQIKLSSSPPHGSIIRVMPVYKKAEHVTEVVKRCPNHELGRDFNDGQAAPASHLIRVEGNNLCQYVDDPVTGRQSVFLPYEAAQVGTEFTTILYNFMCNSSCVGGMNRRPILVIITLESRDGQVLGRRSFEGRICACPGRDRKADEDHFKEQQSLNESVAKNGSANKRNFKPNPPNISCPNVNIRKRRHGEDEIYYIPVRGRENFELLMKIKDSLELVELVPQPLVDSYRQEAQQQLLQRPSHIACPSSPQSNMNKHHPHGGLCKSQTANHLAGHQTQHHHSAHTTIGNMGHNMLSNHHMQSNGDMNGGHSSQTLVSASHCSPPPPYNPDPNLVSFLTSLGCQNFIEYFASQGLQTIYHLQTLSNEELGALKIPEQIRLAIWRGLQDMKQGASPQLPASSHHQDYHSQQLLRSSSNMAAGGELQRQRVMEAVHFRVRHTITIPNRSSVVGTTEMATGTDEWADFGFDMPDCKVGCSKHSIKEEFMERDVH
- the rer1 gene encoding protein RER1 isoform X2 encodes the protein MSEGDSVGESIHGKQSIIAAFFTRTGQIYQSWLDKSTPYSAVRWGSTLLFTALYMIRVYILQGWYIVTYALGIYHLNLFIAFLSPKVDPSLLDEDEGPALPTKQNEEFRPFIRRLPEFKFWHSATKGIVIAMICTFFEAFNVPVFWPILVMYFIMLFCITMKRQIKHMIKYRYLPFTHGKRTYKEET